The Pasteuria penetrans genome segment CTATCGTAAGTAGGCCCAACTCGATTAGGATCCGGAACACCCCTATCAGGAAAAACACAAGCACGCCACGGGATCACCCCTAATCCCAAAGAAACCGAGGGTAACACAGCTCCCTTTCACTATACGGTATCCTTCAAGCACCGTCAAGCCAACCCACTCACGGTAAAACGTTGTCCTACACAGGAAACTATTGAGGATAAGACTAGGACTCCCCCCCTTGAACAGGGGAGGAGTCGGCAAACATTGCATGTACAAACATATCGGCATCAAAGGGCATCAGATCATCAGGACATTCACCTAGACCAACCCATTGAATCGGAATCTGCATCGTATCCTGAATAGCCAGAACAATCCCCCCCTTCGCTGTACCATCTAGCTTAGTCAGTACCAATCCTGTAATATCTACCACTTCACAAAATTGCTCTGCCTGATGTAGAGCATTCTGACCCGTAGTAGCATCCAGTACGAGTAACACCTCATGGGGGGCTTCGGGAATAGCGCGAGTTATGACCCTTTTGACTTTGGCCAATTCCTGCATAAGATTCCTCTTGTTCTGTAATCGACCCGCTGTATCACAAAGTAACACATCGATCCCACGTGCCTTTGCTGCCTGGATACCGTCATAGATAACTGCCGCTGGATCAGCCCCTTCCATCTGACGGATGACATCTACCCCTGTTCGCTCCCCCCAAATCGCGAGCTGCTCAATGGCACCAGCCCGAAAAGTATCCCCCGCGGCCAATAGTACCCTGTCACCCCCTTGTCGTAGACGATAAGCCAACTTTCCAATAGTTGTTGTTTTGCCCACCCCATTGACACCCACAAAGAGATAGACGGTAGGTCCCTGGTCCGCACGACGTAGGGGACTCGCGTCACCCGATGAAATCAACATATCCCTCACCAATTGAGCCAGAATCTCTGGAACAAGCCCCGCATCCGAAATCCTCTCCTTGCGAACTCGCTCCTGCAGTTGATCGAGCAATTTCTGTGTGGTGGAAACCCCAACATCAGCAGCCAACAACATCATCTCAAGTTGATCGTATAGCCCCTCGTCCAATTCACCCCGTCTACCCACCATTTCCTGCAGGGCGCTGGTAAATCGGCTACGTGTACGTGACAAACCACGAACAAAAGTATCCGTTGTCTTCCTAACCTGACCCACCTGCTGACGCAAACGCTGAAAAAAACGCAAGGAAACTACCTCACTTCCCATCATCAACTCATCTGCATACGAATACCAACTATAGTCACCGCAGTGTGGGGTAGTAAAACACCCGACTACAGACCCTATAACAACAAGACAGAAACAAAGCCTTACCCAGACCACCCCATGATCCACCCAACCTATGCACCCTCCAAAGAGAAATATCCTCATCTCTCGTTTCCGTAGGCAACGGGGGAAAAGAAGCGGGATAGGGGAACCCTGTCGCCATTACATTATGCCAATACCATTACACACCATGATACAGGATTTCGGAATGAAAGGCCTGCCGGAAGAAAAAGGAATGACAACGAATTCATTCCACCCCGTGTCAACCTATCCGCCTCTGCTTCCCATTCATCGGGGGTATTACCATTGGATTGCAGAGCACACAAGATCCAGATAGGGTACCGAAATTTCCGAGAGAAAAATCCCAAGATACTGGACCAATGGTTCTCCCTCAGAAGACAATGTCAAAACTCACTTCCTTAGAATATTTTGTAATAACAGAAAATTTATTATAAAAATTTTCATTATTATATAATATAAAAAATCTATACCGTTGCCATCATATCAATAATTTGTAGTTAAAAAGTACCACTTTAGGGAAAAGTACACGCAGAAGTTTATTACCAACAATTGTTTTTTGTTGAACACCCAAAATCGCTGAAGGATAAGGATCGCTGGTTCCCATTTTACCCCCTTTGCACACTCCAGATGAATCGAATTTATGTTGATCCTTAATTTTTTTATTTAAAATTTTGTTGCATACTAAATTCTATGTAGGAAGTGGCGAACAACATAGAATATAAATTTTTATTTAAATAAATTTTATATAATTTACTTTTTATGATTATTTATATTGCTTGTTTCCGTATACATGCAATTATGCACCCATAGAACGGGGGATTCATCCGCAATGTGTGCGCAGAATCCTTCCCCCTTCTTCATTAGGTTTGGCAACACATTACTCAGCGAAATTTACATCCCCCGTAGGTAGGTCCCCTCATGGAAGTGAGCCACCATCCTACCCCTACCACTCTACCCGGAGGTTGGTATACAGATGGGTCGAAGAACCTTGCCACCTGGGCACCGATTGATCCCTCTTCCATTCTCTTTCCTCCCTTGAACCAGCCTGCCCTTTTTTTACTGGAATTTTTCCCTTCCCCCCATCCTATCGGTTGGGTGTATATCGATGATCCATTTCTTGGCTTACCTCCCCTTTACCTCATAGCAGTTGCCGAGTAGACCCGGCATTTCAGCCAAGTCCCTCACGCCCAGTAGGGCTGGCATCTCAGCCAACCCTCTCACAGAACCACACGTACTACTCTCGCATTATGTGGCTCTTATGATCCCATAGGATTTTCCCCATTTAAAACACCAGTCTGGTGTCACGTTCTTCGTACCTTCCTCTGCTGTGTTCTATACGGGTTTCGATCCCATGTTGCCTGGTCCAACTTGCGATCATCTCCTTATCGCAGATTGTGCGTCCAGTTAGACCCATCGGGCCTAACCCACGATCATCTCCTTGCTTCGGATTGTACGTTGGCTGGTCAGGCAGACCATTCAACCCCTTCGCTCCACCCTCATTACAAGGGTTTCTTCACTACTATGAGTTGATCCGACTCTGTTCGCGGAAGCCTTGGTATACCCTTAGCCCTTTACACCTGGCCTTAGCCAGGTGTCCGTGCGACAGTCTCTCGTGGTTCCCTATGAGGGCCTAAATATGGTTCGCTTTACTAATCTCCCTGATTCACACCGGACAGGGGCATGCCGCTCACAACCAGGGCACTTTACCCCAACAGCACTAGGCAGTTTGTAACCTGCTACCTATCAGCCGGTTACAAAGAGTCGAGCAACCTTCATCTCCTGAACGACCTCTTGACACACGTACACGCCATCGAAATGCAAGATCCCGTCACCCTCCCTAGTGCATGGTTGGAGATAGGATCAACCCCAAAACCCTTATCGGAACGAGGTGTCCCCCGGGTGTTCGCATGAATGGATCCTATTCCCATGGTCCTATGAGGGGACGACGCCCCCATTCTGGATAGTTCGCCCTCTTCCTGTTGGGAATGGTGGGAACCAACGACAAGGCAATGAGCTATGAGATGGATCCTGCTTCGCACCGCCATGGGGCCACTGGTAAGGTATTGGACTACTATGGAACAAACCCCGAGGGTTGAACTACCCCGCTCGCTTGGAAAAAAATATCAAGATAGATAGAAAAACATTGAAAAAAGCATGGGCCCACATAGACAACCACAAAGAATACCGACGTGCTATCCACCCGAATAGTAAAGATGTCGTGAAAACCCCCAAGAGCCCAAACCAATCATATCCATTCAAAACATGAATCAGGGTGAATGCAATACTAGAGATAAAAATTCCTACGCGTGGTTGGAGAGCCCCCCGAAACAATAGCTCCTCACCAACACCCGCACATATCCCCATAAGAGGAACTATAATCCAAGCCAATGGGGGAACAACCGGATCCGTTTGTTGTATCAGCGAAACACCCCATTGATTTCCTATTGAAATAACAAACGACGCTACCTGTCCGAGCACGAAAAAGAAAGCAACAACAAGAAGAGGAATCAGAAGAAATTCCTTCCACGTTGGCCTCCTATTCAGCCCCAACCGCTCCCACACCTCGCACCAACTCCGATGGGTACCCCATCCCACAACCAACAGGGCCAGGACACTATTCAGGAGCAAACTTACAATCAACTCCTGAGCGAACTCATGTGGGGGGATCTTATCGAGATACCCCATAAAGTCTGGAATGCTCAGAAAAGACCAAATAAACATAGCCCCCAGGAGGAGAAAAAGGAGCCCCCAAAACGCAAAACAATGGGCATATCGCTGCGGATCCAAATTCAGCTTTGACATCATATAGGCACGAAATCTTGGCCATACAAAGGAAATACATATCAAGGACAGGGAAAGAACACAACCCAATAAGGCCAACCATTTGAATATCGATTCATCCCAAACACGCTCGAATATCCCCACTATAAATGTGGAATCAATCGCAGTAACAGAAAACCTAATAGGCTGCAAAAACACGCGGAAAAACATGATAAAAAACGCTAATGGGAGCAAAACATCAACTACCCTACCCCAATTTCGCAACGTCCCCCGGCGCAAACTGTTTTCTAGTACCACCATATGCTGATAGTGGGCATGATCAAATTTCATCAGGACCCACACGAACAGGAGTAGGAATACCACTAATAAAAAATATTGCATAACCACAAAATTCCCCTTTTTATCTTCCGTAAATGAACAAATTCGATCAAATTAGGAAGACTAAATAGTATCTACTTACATAAATTTACTTTTATCGATAATTGTACCATAGATGGTGCTAGTGCGGGAAGTAAAAGTTAGTTGAAAATTTAGTTGATTTGGTTTTTTCCAATACTAATTATATTTCAAAATAGGATATATTGAATTGCTAACAGGTAATGAATTACTCCTGTATAATATGTATAGATAATTTGTAATGTAAATAAAAAATGAATAGTATGAATTTTTCGATTATGATATATATTACTCACTATATCGCATACCTCCTTCTTATTATTATAAATTTTACTATATATTCGGGGACTTGATATGTGTTATACGCTACACACTTTGCAACCATTGTGACTCTCGGCCAAACTTCGAACCTGAAATATCCTTGGATGGTTTTTTCCTAATTCTGGATTGTAAGGATGAGTTAGGTGGGAGGCCCGGGTTCCCCAAATCCTCACAGGAACACCTGATTACCGGGAATGGACGGTTGGCAATGGACTCTAGGATATAACTCATTTTATATCTAATTTTGTGGTTCCTAATTTCCCTATTTTCATGATTTTCACTTCGTCCAAAAAAGGGGACCTCGGGAAATTTAATTCTGTTTTCATATCGAAAACCCCTTATTCCCTGATAGAGGGTGAGTTGCCCATCCCCACTCCCGAAACTGAACCCTCAGGTCCGATATGCGGCCAAGGTCCAACCTTTTTAACCGCACCAGCACCATTGATGATTTAAAAAGGCTTTTGGACGGTAAAGAATTGGAAATCAGTCGATTGAGGGAAAGGACAGGGGGAAAGCGGGACCCTACTATGGTTCAAATTTTGGGCATAATCGATGTTTTTGACAGGGTTACTGTTTTCTCCCAAGTCTACTTATCCTGTAAATCCAAGGACGTTGTGAAAGCAATACAGGAGGCTTTGAAAAAGCACGTGGGAAAAGGGGGGAAAAATCCCATGATTCGAACAGACAATGGTTCGCAATTTGTCAGTCACGAGTTTCACAAATTCATGGAAACCACTGGAATCTACCACGAACGGATACCCAACCATAATGCGCACATCAAGTCTTATCATAAGTATTGTGAAAAGCAATTTTTTGGACAGGTTTGAGTTCCGCAATTTTTTGGACTGCCATGGAACAAACCCCAAGGATTGAACTACCCCGCTCGCGCGAAAAAAAACATCAAGGGAAATATAATAACATTATGAAAAGCATGGGCCCACATAGACAACCATAAAGAATACCGATGTGCTATCCACCCGAATAGTAAAGACATCGTGAAAGTCCCCAAAAGTCCAAACCAATCATATCCATTTGGAACATGAATCAGGGTAAACGCAATACTAGAGATAAAAATCCCTACACGTGGTTGAAAAACACCCCGAAATAATAGCTCCTCACCAACACCCGCGCATATTCCCATAAGGGGAACTATAATCCAAGCCGACGAGGGAAAAACAGGATTCGTTTGTTGTATCAGCGAAACACCCCATTGATTTCCTATTGAGGTAACAAACCACTCCACCTGTCCAAACACAAGAAGGAAAGCAACAACAAGAAGAGGAGTCAGAAAAAATCCCTTCCACATTGGCCTCCTATTCAACCCCAACCGCTCCCACACCTCGCACCAACTCCGATGGGTACCCCATCCCACAATCAAGAAGGCCAGAACACTATTCAGAAGCAAACTTACAATCAGCTCCTGAGCAAACTCATGTGGGGGAATCTTATCGAGATACCCCATAAAGTCTGGAATGCTCAGAAAAGACCAAGTAAACATAGCCTCCAGGAGGAGAAAAAGGAGCCCCCAAAACGCAAAACAATGGGCATATCGCTGCGGATCCAAATTCAGCTTTGACATCATATAGGCGCGGAATCTTGGCCATACGAGGGAGATACATATCAAGGACAGGAAAAAAACATAACCCAATAAGGCCAACCATCTGAATACCGATTCATCCCAAACACGCTTGAGTACCCCCACTATAAATGTGAAATCAATTGCAGTAACAGAAAACCTAATAGGATCCAAAAACTTGCGAAAAAACATGTTAAAAAACGCTAATGGGAGCAAAACATCAACTACTCTACCCCAATTTCGCAACGTTCCCCGGCGCGGACTGTTTTCTAGTACCACCACATGCTGATAGTGGGCATGATCAAATTTCATCAAAGCCCACACAACCCCCAGGAATAGGAATAGGAATAACGGCAACAAAAAAGTTTCTATCATAATCGTAAAATTCCCCTTTTTCTCTCCTATAGTGAAAAAATTCAGCTGAAATTAGGAAAACTAAATGGTATTTATTTACATAAATTTCCTTCTATCGATAATTGTACCATAAATTTGGAGAATATTCGACCGGATAAAGAATTCGAAGTGTAAGGTTCCTATTTGTAACGATGGGGATATTGTTGGGACAGTAGAATCGTTGCTAGGAGAATCGACCCCCCGATTTCGGGTCCACCACGGTCCCCTATTTCAACATCTACCTTGTGGGGATACGGAGCAGGATCCATCCCCATTTTTTGTATGTGATGAGCCCCCGCATTCATAATTCATAACCCGTTCGTTCCCTTAAGCCTGTGGCGATCCCTTTCCCCCTATATCACAATTCATCAATCCATGTCGTAATACCCACGAAGTATGAGCTAGCCACAACATCAGTAGGAAAACCCATTGGGGAATGCTAGGGAAGCGCTCAAGGAATTGTTTCGCTTCTGTTTTCCCTACCCCGTGCCCCCCCATCTTTACCACCTGTTTCCAAACGCGATCAACGGCCCCACGTGGTCGTCCACAAGTGGATAACCGCTCAAAGCCGTTAATATATAGGTGGATGATGAATAGAGGGAGTGGATCAACCCGTGGGAATGAAATGGGCCCACATTACCATCTCATACGAGTCGCCTGATCCGTGTTGGAGTCCCCTTTTCACAGTTCTCATCCTTGTTTCGTACATGACCATTCAGATCCTTTCCCCCCCTCCCTCCATCTCCCTTATCAAAACTTCGCAGCTACTATGGGCTGATCTGATTTCATACACAGGGCCCCTTAGTTATCTTTGGCTTTTTTTATTACGACTGACCCCGCTCTATCAAAGCGTCCGTGCGACGATCTCTCTGTTCCATGTGGGCTATCTAGATTAGGTTTCTCCCATCCCACATTTCGTCCGAATAGTAAGTGTAGATCGTCTTCCATGACTTCCCCCAATGTGTCCAGCCACACTCGGTTTTGACATAAACTGTTTCTCTCGATACGTCCTCGAACGGTTCACTTTCGTTAGTCTTCCTAATCCCCACCTGACGAGAATTCTAGCCCCTCCTTTTCCTAAACCGCTTACCACCGGAGTGTCTCCATACAACAATGTTGGATAGTTTGAATCTTGCTGCTACCCACCACCAACTGGATCTGAAGGGCTACTTACAACCTTCAGTACTTGTACAGCTTACTCGACACATTCCCAAGGGAATTTTTTAACCCTAATTTCTGGCCCTTTAGGGGACATTTTCCCGTATTTTTAAGGATAATTTCTTATTTGTATAGGTAGAAAATTACTCCTCTTTCTCTCGTCAATTTTTCAATATAAATAATATAGCAATTAAAAAAATATAATTATTCTAAATTTTGGTGTGTATACAACTCAATACTATTTTTGTTTTCTCCCTAATCTCCAGGCAAAGTCCATGCCGTCCCCTGATTCACTCTTTCTCGCTGTTTCTGGTGATAACGAAGACAAAGGAAAACCCGCTATTCAGCCCTGTCATCAAGGAGAATATGCAAACAACCCCCTCCTAGTTACGGTCCTAAGGGGGGGTGAACGGTCCCCTCTCATCCACACCCATTGGGAGTTACTACCCCAAACCCAATTGAATGGATATTTATGTTGTGAAATAATATATATTATAATATAATGATGAATTCGATCTTACCTTCTGCACTAGAACTATAAATCTCTATTCTATAGAAATGCGTAACAATACCAATATAGGATCCGAACGATATCCCTAGGAATAGGCACCCCTCTTGCTTACGATCAACTCCCTTTCAATTACCCCCTTGATCCTGTCGCTAACCGCCTTTTTGATATCACCCATCTTAAGCAAAATGAAACGGCCCGGACAATCGGTATGCGCCCCGCGGGCCTGACCATGTCCTATGATGTTGGGAATTTTAATTTGTATCCTCCCCCACTGATCCAACCAAAACTTGCAACGACCGTCCCGGGTAGCAACATACACAATCGTATCAATCAACTTTCTACCCGCCGGGCTATCAATCTCAAAACGATCCTTATGTTCATAATCACCGATCATCGCAATTCCGTAACTACCAGCATTGAGACCCTTAACATTACTGGAAGCAAAACCACGTTCCAAAGCATCCCCTTTTTCCTGCCCCAAACCACGAAAACCCTCATATAGATCACCATCAACTCCAATGAGAGCCCGATACCCTATGCCACCGAACCGCTTAGCCTCGTGGTAATTTTCAATTCCCCTCAGGTATCCCGGGGCCGCGTTCCTGGTACCCACGGAGGAGGAAGAACCTGTATTATGAATGACAATATTAACAATACGGTGATCCCTAATATTTGAACCCCGGCGGGATAGTTTTCTTGGTGCCCTCCATTCCTCCCGAGTAATTACCCTGGGCTTAGCAAACCAGCTCGGCAACTTATTCCGCGCATCCCCCAATTCCCTATCGGAAAATTGACCCTTGCTAAAATTAGGGCGATGGTCTCCCTTACCATAAGGAGAAGATCCTGCAGGACGGTAAGATGAGGACCACGATGTTCCCATCCCATCCCCAGGGTGAGGGGGACCCGAAGGGTGTGGATGGGTCGACCATGATGTCCCCATCCCATCCCCAGGATGAGGGGGACCCGAAGGGTGTGGATGGGTCGACCATGATGTCCCCATCCTGTCTCCAGGATGAGGAGGCCACGAAGAAGGGTATGGATGGGTCGACCATAATGTCCCCGTCCTGTCTCCAGGATGAGGAGGCCACGAAGAAGGGTATGGATGGGTCGACCATGATGTCCCCATCCTGTCTCCAGGATGAGGAGGCCACGAAGAAGGGTATGGATGGGTCGACCATGATGTTCCCATCCTGTCTCCAGGATGGGAGGGCCACGGGGGTAATGAATAGGTCGACCACGGTCGCCCCATTTCCCCTATATTTTTATTATTGTAATTATTTTCTTTACTATAATATTTTACCGGGTATCCCCCATTCGATGGCGATAACGGTCCCGATTCGCTGTGCTTCGTTGCGGGTGTGTACATCCCCTTTCCATTGCCAACCCAATGATTTTGCTGTCCTTCTGTCCTTTGTGTCGGATGCACCCGATCGTAGTATCCTGAATGTGTAGGAAATGAATGATTCCTTACACACCAGGGATCCCTACAAGATGAATCATAAACATAATCATCATAAAAATCTGAATGCAACTTAGGGTGTACAAAATGGACCCTACCCTGCACGGGTAAAAAAAACAAAAAAAATACAA includes the following:
- a CDS encoding CPBP family intramembrane glutamic endopeptidase; amino-acid sequence: MQYFLLVVFLLLFVWVLMKFDHAHYQHMVVLENSLRRGTLRNWGRVVDVLLPLAFFIMFFRVFLQPIRFSVTAIDSTFIVGIFERVWDESIFKWLALLGCVLSLSLICISFVWPRFRAYMMSKLNLDPQRYAHCFAFWGLLFLLLGAMFIWSFLSIPDFMGYLDKIPPHEFAQELIVSLLLNSVLALLVVGWGTHRSWCEVWERLGLNRRPTWKEFLLIPLLVVAFFFVLGQVASFVISIGNQWGVSLIQQTDPVVPPLAWIIVPLMGICAGVGEELLFRGALQPRVGIFISSIAFTLIHVLNGYDWFGLLGVFTTSLLFGWIARRYSLWLSMWAHAFFNVFLSILIFFSKRAG
- a CDS encoding DDE-type integrase/transposase/recombinase, whose translation is MVQILGIIDVFDRVTVFSQVYLSCKSKDVVKAIQEALKKHVGKGGKNPMIRTDNGSQFVSHEFHKFMETTGIYHERIPNHNAHIKSYHKYCEKQFFGQV
- a CDS encoding CPBP family intramembrane glutamic endopeptidase, which codes for MKFDHAHYQHVVVLENSPRRGTLRNWGRVVDVLLPLAFFNMFFRKFLDPIRFSVTAIDFTFIVGVLKRVWDESVFRWLALLGYVFFLSLICISLVWPRFRAYMMSKLNLDPQRYAHCFAFWGLLFLLLEAMFTWSFLSIPDFMGYLDKIPPHEFAQELIVSLLLNSVLAFLIVGWGTHRSWCEVWERLGLNRRPMWKGFFLTPLLVVAFLLVFGQVEWFVTSIGNQWGVSLIQQTNPVFPSSAWIIVPLMGICAGVGEELLFRGVFQPRVGIFISSIAFTLIHVPNGYDWFGLLGTFTMSLLFGWIAHRYSLWLSMWAHAFHNVIIFPLMFFFARAG
- the ftsY gene encoding signal recognition particle-docking protein FtsY, producing the protein MRFFQRLRQQVGQVRKTTDTFVRGLSRTRSRFTSALQEMVGRRGELDEGLYDQLEMMLLAADVGVSTTQKLLDQLQERVRKERISDAGLVPEILAQLVRDMLISSGDASPLRRADQGPTVYLFVGVNGVGKTTTIGKLAYRLRQGGDRVLLAAGDTFRAGAIEQLAIWGERTGVDVIRQMEGADPAAVIYDGIQAAKARGIDVLLCDTAGRLQNKRNLMQELAKVKRVITRAIPEAPHEVLLVLDATTGQNALHQAEQFCEVVDITGLVLTKLDGTAKGGIVLAIQDTMQIPIQWVGLGECPDDLMPFDADMFVHAMFADSSPVQGGES
- a CDS encoding N-acetylmuramoyl-L-alanine amidase, producing the protein MGTSWSSSYRPAGSSPYGKGDHRPNFSKGQFSDRELGDARNKLPSWFAKPRVITREEWRAPRKLSRRGSNIRDHRIVNIVIHNTGSSSSVGTRNAAPGYLRGIENYHEAKRFGGIGYRALIGVDGDLYEGFRGLGQEKGDALERGFASSNVKGLNAGSYGIAMIGDYEHKDRFEIDSPAGRKLIDTIVYVATRDGRCKFWLDQWGRIQIKIPNIIGHGQARGAHTDCPGRFILLKMGDIKKAVSDRIKGVIERELIVSKRGAYS